In a genomic window of Alphaproteobacteria bacterium:
- a CDS encoding SIMPL domain-containing protein (The SIMPL domain is named for its presence in mouse protein SIMPL (signalling molecule that associates with mouse pelle-like kinase). Bacterial member BP26, from Brucella, was shown to assemble into a channel-like structure, while YggE from E. coli has been associated with resistance to oxidative stress.): protein MRSFLAVMTVLFLGFWTNPASAQGVPVNTIGARTINVSGEAEIRVVPDQVLISLTAESRGPDLSATQKKNDEAVKGLVSYVTETLGLKREHIQTDYTTVSPTYRSCNYEDEMSGRCNPLDIVYYSVRKGIQIRLNDLSRYEELVAKALQMGVTHIDNIQFITTELRKHRDSARVQAAKAAKEKAEAIAAVLGVKIGKPVSVNTQNFSSFYWHGYGGGPRAYNQMTQNVIQEAAPPAGGEGEGALALGQINITASVQVTFEIE from the coding sequence ATGCGCTCATTTCTCGCCGTTATGACGGTTCTTTTTTTGGGGTTCTGGACCAACCCGGCCTCAGCGCAGGGTGTTCCTGTGAATACCATCGGCGCCCGCACCATCAACGTCAGCGGCGAAGCCGAAATCCGCGTCGTCCCCGATCAGGTGTTGATTTCCCTGACCGCTGAGAGCCGCGGCCCCGACCTCAGCGCCACTCAGAAGAAAAACGACGAGGCGGTGAAGGGGCTGGTCTCTTACGTAACGGAAACCTTAGGGCTGAAAAGGGAACACATCCAGACCGACTACACCACCGTGAGCCCCACCTACCGCTCCTGCAATTACGAGGATGAAATGAGCGGCCGCTGCAACCCTCTGGACATCGTCTATTACAGCGTCCGTAAGGGCATCCAGATAAGGCTGAATGACCTCTCCCGTTACGAGGAATTGGTTGCAAAAGCCCTGCAGATGGGCGTAACACACATCGACAACATCCAGTTTATCACCACCGAACTCCGCAAGCACCGCGATTCCGCCCGAGTGCAGGCAGCAAAAGCGGCCAAGGAAAAGGCCGAAGCCATCGCCGCGGTACTGGGGGTAAAGATAGGAAAGCCCGTGTCCGTCAACACCCAGAATTTCTCCTCTTTTTACTGGCACGGCTACGGCGGCGGACCTCGCGCTTATAACCAGATGACCCAGAACGTTATTCAAGAGGCCGCACCGCCAGCAGGCGGTGAAGGGGAGGGCGCACTGGCCCTCGGCCAGATCAACATCACCGCCTCGGTGCAGGTGACGTTTGAGATTGAATAA